In Bacillus sp. 2205SS5-2, a genomic segment contains:
- a CDS encoding Glu/Leu/Phe/Val family dehydrogenase: MGENLNLFTSTQHVIHDALTKLGYGEELFELLKEPIRMLTVRIPVRMDDGGIKIFTGYRAQHNDAVGPTKGGVRFHPEVDEEEVKALSMWMSLKCGIVDLPYGGGKGGIICDPRTMSMNELERLSRGYVRAISQIVGPTKDIPAPDVYTNSQIMAWMMDEYSRLRENDSPGFITGKPLVLGGSQGREKATAQGVTICIEEAAKRRGIQIEGARVVIQGFGNAGSFLAKFMYDAGAKVVGISDAHAALYDPNGLDIDYLLDRRDSFGTVTTLFENTISNKELLELECDILVPAAVSNQITAENVHRIQAPIVVEAANGPTTFEATKILSDRGILLVPDVLASAGGVTVSYFEWVQNNQGYYWTEEEVNEKLKVKLVEAFNNVYETATNRRINMRLAAYMVGARKMAEASRFRGWV; the protein is encoded by the coding sequence ATGGGAGAAAATTTAAATCTGTTTACTTCTACACAACATGTCATACACGATGCCTTAACCAAACTTGGTTACGGAGAAGAATTATTTGAACTATTAAAGGAACCTATTCGGATGCTGACAGTTCGTATTCCAGTTAGGATGGACGACGGTGGAATAAAAATTTTCACAGGCTACCGTGCCCAACATAATGACGCTGTTGGCCCGACCAAAGGTGGCGTTCGCTTCCATCCAGAAGTGGATGAAGAAGAGGTGAAAGCTTTATCTATGTGGATGAGTTTAAAATGTGGAATCGTCGACCTTCCATATGGTGGGGGAAAAGGCGGCATCATTTGTGATCCTCGTACGATGTCCATGAATGAACTTGAAAGACTTAGTCGTGGCTATGTTCGTGCGATTAGCCAAATTGTAGGGCCAACCAAAGATATACCTGCTCCAGATGTTTATACCAATTCACAAATTATGGCGTGGATGATGGATGAATATAGTCGTCTTCGTGAAAATGATTCACCAGGCTTTATCACCGGTAAACCACTCGTGTTAGGTGGATCTCAAGGTCGTGAGAAAGCAACCGCTCAAGGCGTGACCATTTGTATTGAAGAAGCTGCCAAAAGACGCGGCATTCAAATTGAAGGGGCACGAGTCGTAATTCAAGGATTTGGGAATGCAGGAAGCTTTTTAGCGAAATTTATGTATGATGCCGGTGCAAAAGTAGTCGGTATTTCAGATGCACATGCTGCTTTATATGATCCTAACGGTTTAGATATTGATTATTTGCTTGATCGTCGTGATAGCTTCGGAACGGTGACAACTTTATTTGAAAATACGATTTCGAATAAAGAATTGCTTGAACTTGAATGCGATATTCTCGTACCAGCTGCCGTATCCAATCAAATCACTGCAGAAAATGTTCATCGCATCCAAGCACCAATTGTGGTGGAGGCTGCGAATGGTCCTACGACCTTTGAAGCAACAAAGATTCTTTCAGATCGGGGCATCCTACTTGTTCCGGACGTGCTTGCTAGTGCGGGAGGAGTGACGGTTTCTTACTTCGAATGGGTTCAAAATAACCAAGGATATTACTGGACTGAGGAAGAAGTCAACGAGAAGTTAAAGGTGAAGCTTGTCGAAGCCTTTAATAATGTGTATGAAACAGCCACGAACCGAAGAATCAATATGCGATTAGCAGCATATATGGTCGGTGCTCGTAAAATGGCCGAGGCTTCTCGCTTTAGAGGTTGGGTATAA